GCATGCTCCAGCACCTTTGCCAGCTGATCCGGGTCGTCGTCTTTGTACACAAAGCCGTCCACGCCCTCGGTGATCAGCCCGGCGGTGCCGGTGTGCTCCGACACGATGGAGGGCTTGCCGAAGATCAGGCCCTCGGTGACGAAGGTTGGCATGGGATCATCGCGGGAAGCGCATACCACGCAGGCGCACTGATCCATCAGGGATTTAATCTCGGGCCGTTCCAGACGCTTGCGGTAGAAAACGGTGTCCGGGTAGTCCTCCACCAGTGCATCCACGGCGTTCTTCAGGCTCTTGTCCGCCGCCTTGCCCACGAACAGGAAAGCAGCCTTCTGGCGCACCTCGGGCTTTAGCAGGCGGATGGCGTTGCAGAAAATATCCTGACCCTTGCGCGGCTCAAAGGAACCTACGGTCACGAACAGCGGCCTGCCGCCGGCATAGCTGATATCGTAGGGCGGGAAGCTTTCCTGCGCATAGTCCGGCAGACCGTAGATCAGCTGTTCAATGCTGAAGTCCGGCCGCACCGAGTGCATGGCGGCAGTGGCGTGGGAGCCTACGGCGCACACATGCACATTGGAGCCCAGTGTTTTGGGAATCTTGTGCGCAATGAATGGGTAGCCTGCAAAGGCATCGTGCAGCCACCACAGCACCGGCACGAAGGAGCCGTTCAGGGTGCTCACGGCGGCAGCCTCTACCACGGTGTTGGCCAGCACAAAATCGGCACTGGTGGCAAGGCCCCACAGCGACGAGTTCATCACGCAGTCGCTGCGGGTCACTACGGCGGCACCGGCATCCAGAAACAGCGGCAGCGAGCCGTCGTCCGCAGGGCCAAGCACCACCACTTCAAAGCCCATGCTGCGCAGCACCGGCACGGCACTTGTCAGCACGATGGGCGCACCGGTCATGGTCAGCTCGTGGCTCAGGATCAAAGCACGCTTTCCGTCTGCAGAGAACACATCGTCGGCACACAGCTCCCGCCGGAAGTGCAGCAAAGACTGCGGGATGCGGTGGCAGTTTTCCGCCATGGCGGTGGCAAGGCGCAGCAGCTCGGTCACGCTGTCCCTGCCGCGCGCAGCGGCGCGCACCCGGTCCAGAAGCTTCCGCGATACCATGGCGCAGCGGCTGCACGGGATGTGCTGGGTGCTCAGATAAAGGGCGGTGGAGCCATCGAAGCCAAAGGCGGCATCACACACCACAAAATCGGCACCGGTGCGCAGGGCGGCGGCAAAATAGGTCAGGGCGGTGGAGGTGCACTCCAGATCTTCGCTGACCAGCAGCACGCCCTCCACCGAGTCGGTCAGGGCGGGGGCCAGCTCCGTCACCAGCCGGAATTTGCGGTGCAGCTGGTTTTCCAGTGCGTGCTCCAGCGCCTGATGACGGCCCGGTGCATACACCAGCAGATAGGTACTCTGGGTATCGGTATAAACCTGCTTCGTCAGCTGCTTACGCTGCAGGGTGCTGTAACTGCTGTACATGTTGACAACTCCTTTAGCGATCCGATTCAGCCGCGCAGCAGGCGGCGCAAAGCACGCAGCGGTGCGGTAAGCCGCCAGCTGCTGCTCTCGTACAGGTTTTCCAGCGAATCTTCATAGGCAGCACGGCTGTTCTGCAGTTCCGTCAGCTGATTGTTCAGCCGGGTGTTCTCGGCAAGGGCGGCCTGCAGCTGTTCCAGAACATCGTTCTTTTCGGCTTCAGCATGCAGCTTGATGGTATTCAACGCGCTGAGCAGGGCCTTGCCGGGCTGCTCGTGCTGGAAGCGGCCCAGCGGATAGTAATGATAGGTCACGGCAAACTTCATCCCGGCCGCAAAGGGCACGGTGCTGCACACGGTCAGGTTGGGGTCCACATCCAAAAACAGCAGGCAGTCTTCCTGCAGCTGGATGCCGTTCATGGCGCGGCATTCCAGCCGCTCGTCCGAGATGCTCAGGTCAGTCACGCAGCAGGCCAGCTCACCGGGGTCCAGCCGCAGCGCACGGGCATCCGTGGGCAGGGTGAACACCGCAGAGACCTCGTGGGTCAGTTCGTCGTAGGCATCCTCGGCAACGGTCAGGCATTCCCGCGGGGAATAGCCGGAGCCGGAATCGTAGAACAGCTGCGGCAGGGTCAGGGCGGCAGGCTCGTTGTCGCTGCCGTGCCTTGCCAGTGCGGCCTGATAGTTCAGCACCTGTTGTTCCAGCTCCAGACACCGCTGTGCCAGCCGGGATACACCTTCGTCAGAGAGCTTGAGCTGCTGTTCCAAGTCAGCAGCGCGGCTGCGGGCCGCAGCAAGGGTCTCGGGGACATCGTTGTTCATAACCGGATTCTCCTCTTACTTTTATGATGGCTGCACCGCAGCAGCCGGAAAAACATGTCAGTGCCGGGAGGTATAGTGCACGGCGGGCGTTCTGCGCTGTGCAGGGAAAAATCGGATGATGAGTGCGCGGCGTACACGCAGCAGCTCACACACCAGCCAGATAGAGCCCAGAGAGATGGCATATTGCAGCCACATGCCCAGCACCGGCTGCGCAGAGAACTTTGCTACCATCAGATACCACGGAATAGCGATGATCTCCACGGTATGTACGCAGAAAATGTTCAGCGAACGGCGGCCCACCGCTTCCAGAAAGTGCACGATGGGGCCATGGCCGCGGCTGAGCCGCATGAACAGCCGGATGAAAAGCAGGCCTGCAGCACCGTCCAGAAAGATGCTCAGCGGCCCCAGCGACCACTTGGCCAGCGAGATGCAGTCGGTGGTGCGGGTAGCAAGAGCGCCTACGGCAATGAGTGCTGTGGCGGCCAGCAGCCCGGCAAAGACTTTGGGCGGCAGGGGCTCGTCCAGCAGATGCTTCTTTTTGGCAAGGAAGCCGATATAGAGGTAGGGCACTACCACGGCACCCTGGATCAGGCAGAAGGGCAGCTCCCACACAAGGCTCGCGCCCCAGCCCAGCAGGACGCAGCCTGCCACAGCCCATGGAACATAGCGCTCCGGGAAGATGTTCAGGATCACATCCAGCAGCACCCAGCCTACCATCAGCGCCAGCAGATACCACATCGGCCCGCAGGAGAAGAACTCCTGCCCGAAATACTCGGCCGTGTGGGGCAGGCCCAGCAGAAAGCCGCCGGTGACCTTGATAGACTCGCCGATGGTGCCGGGCAGGTACTGGAACGTCTTATAAT
Above is a genomic segment from Faecalibacterium taiwanense containing:
- a CDS encoding glycosyltransferase family 4 protein — encoded protein: MYSSYSTLQRKQLTKQVYTDTQSTYLLVYAPGRHQALEHALENQLHRKFRLVTELAPALTDSVEGVLLVSEDLECTSTALTYFAAALRTGADFVVCDAAFGFDGSTALYLSTQHIPCSRCAMVSRKLLDRVRAAARGRDSVTELLRLATAMAENCHRIPQSLLHFRRELCADDVFSADGKRALILSHELTMTGAPIVLTSAVPVLRSMGFEVVVLGPADDGSLPLFLDAGAAVVTRSDCVMNSSLWGLATSADFVLANTVVEAAAVSTLNGSFVPVLWWLHDAFAGYPFIAHKIPKTLGSNVHVCAVGSHATAAMHSVRPDFSIEQLIYGLPDYAQESFPPYDISYAGGRPLFVTVGSFEPRKGQDIFCNAIRLLKPEVRQKAAFLFVGKAADKSLKNAVDALVEDYPDTVFYRKRLERPEIKSLMDQCACVVCASRDDPMPTFVTEGLIFGKPSIVSEHTGTAGLITEGVDGFVYKDDDPDQLAKVLEHAILHPEQLAAMKADCRKMYEKYYSNEAYVATLTRLVNESTD
- a CDS encoding acyltransferase, whose amino-acid sequence is MEGTKPRTASSIGMFDMLKGAGMLTIVFAHTAELYPMQAVSGLSLTAFFPFIYREALMAAFFIASGYGFRKRSIHKCIHQQLKSLLKPYAYTALFTCVLHFIIHYKTFQYLPGTIGESIKVTGGFLLGLPHTAEYFGQEFFSCGPMWYLLALMVGWVLLDVILNIFPERYVPWAVAGCVLLGWGASLVWELPFCLIQGAVVVPYLYIGFLAKKKHLLDEPLPPKVFAGLLAATALIAVGALATRTTDCISLAKWSLGPLSIFLDGAAGLLFIRLFMRLSRGHGPIVHFLEAVGRRSLNIFCVHTVEIIAIPWYLMVAKFSAQPVLGMWLQYAISLGSIWLVCELLRVRRALIIRFFPAQRRTPAVHYTSRH